One genomic window of Arthrobacter sp. KBS0703 includes the following:
- a CDS encoding NUDIX hydrolase, whose amino-acid sequence MSVHFDTRPAAYAVIIRDGAILLAYWKQDGKEGWTLPGGGLDLAEHPVDGCVREIFEETGYHAEIGPMLGIDVGHWPAGTRLDGIDRDFQSLRLVYEATVTGGELSHEVDGTTTHAGWIPLGEVDSLNRVSLVDAALRLFRERPVNGKLE is encoded by the coding sequence ATGAGCGTTCACTTCGACACCCGGCCTGCCGCCTACGCGGTCATCATCCGCGACGGTGCCATCCTCCTCGCGTACTGGAAGCAGGACGGCAAGGAAGGCTGGACGCTGCCCGGCGGCGGCCTGGACCTGGCAGAACATCCCGTGGACGGCTGCGTACGGGAGATCTTTGAGGAAACGGGCTACCACGCCGAGATCGGCCCCATGCTCGGGATCGACGTCGGCCACTGGCCGGCGGGCACCAGGCTGGACGGAATCGACCGGGACTTCCAGTCCCTCCGGCTGGTGTACGAGGCAACCGTGACCGGCGGGGAGCTTAGCCATGAAGTGGACGGCACCACCACCCACGCCGGGTGGATACCGTTGGGTGAGGTCGACTCGCTCAACCGGGTTTCCCTGGTTGATGCGGCCCTGCGGCTGTTCCGGGAGCGTCCGGTTAACGGCAAACTTGAGTGA
- the rsgA gene encoding ribosome small subunit-dependent GTPase A, whose product MRGPVRYGFTDAAALHFAAHPVDGGDVPARVVRVDRNRVAAATADGIMHLPYPSAGRHPSAGAGPAGADAPPAGPAAGDWVWLGRNRAGEAAIVGILPRTSELSRKRAYEASSEAQVLAANIDVVGVVVPVDRPLTHNRLERTLVAAWDSGATPLVIITKADLADMADDVVGKVILEAAGVDVVTTSAEQGDGLDELLAHVQPGRTLVLLGPSGAGKSTLINALAGHEIQSTGDVRAADGRGRHTTTSRELVPLPNGAVLMDTPGVRGFGLFDADEGMGEMFGDLEELFGKCRFSDCAHDKEPGCAVRAALEDESLDTRRWASYLKLQRELAALNRRHDAAARRAYQREWHQKVAVAGRSQRAAERYGKR is encoded by the coding sequence ATGAGGGGACCGGTCCGATACGGCTTCACGGATGCCGCCGCGCTGCATTTCGCGGCCCATCCCGTTGACGGCGGTGATGTTCCGGCGCGCGTTGTCCGGGTAGACCGCAACCGCGTAGCGGCGGCCACAGCGGACGGCATCATGCACCTGCCCTACCCGTCGGCCGGCAGGCATCCGTCAGCCGGCGCGGGTCCGGCGGGCGCGGATGCTCCTCCGGCGGGGCCAGCGGCCGGCGACTGGGTCTGGCTCGGGCGCAACCGCGCCGGCGAGGCCGCCATCGTCGGGATCCTGCCCCGGACTTCCGAGCTGAGCCGCAAACGCGCCTACGAGGCCTCCTCCGAAGCCCAGGTCCTCGCCGCCAACATCGATGTGGTGGGCGTTGTGGTGCCGGTGGACCGTCCGCTGACCCACAACAGGCTGGAACGGACGCTCGTGGCCGCCTGGGACTCCGGCGCCACGCCCCTGGTGATCATCACGAAGGCCGACCTGGCGGACATGGCGGACGACGTCGTCGGGAAAGTGATCCTGGAGGCTGCCGGCGTCGACGTGGTGACCACGTCGGCAGAGCAGGGCGACGGGCTGGACGAGCTGCTCGCGCACGTGCAGCCGGGGCGGACGCTCGTGCTGCTGGGCCCCTCCGGCGCCGGCAAGTCAACCCTCATCAACGCGCTCGCCGGCCATGAGATCCAGTCGACGGGGGACGTGCGGGCTGCCGACGGCCGTGGACGGCACACCACCACGTCACGGGAGCTCGTGCCGCTGCCGAACGGGGCCGTGCTCATGGACACCCCGGGAGTGCGCGGGTTCGGGCTCTTCGACGCGGACGAGGGCATGGGCGAGATGTTCGGCGACCTGGAGGAGCTCTTCGGGAAGTGCCGGTTCTCCGACTGCGCCCACGACAAAGAGCCGGGTTGCGCTGTCCGCGCCGCCCTGGAGGACGAATCGCTCGATACGCGGCGGTGGGCCAGCTACCTGAAGCTGCAGCGCGAACTCGCGGCGCTGAACCGGCGCCATGACGCGGCGGCGCGGCGGGCCTATCAGCGGGAATGGCACCAGAAGGTGGCCGTTGCGGGAAGGAGCCAGCGCGCAGCTGAGAGGTACGGCAAACGCTGA
- a CDS encoding ABC transporter permease, with translation MDWFLANSGMVLERAGQHLVLALVPMVLGLLISIPLAQVSRRHSALTSLVTTVSSLLYTIPSLALFIILPPLLGTRILDPVNVVVALTIYAVALLVRAAMDAFDSVDDDLRQAAVAMGYKPAARFLQIDLPLSLPVLFAGLRVVSVSNISLVSVAALLGVGNLGMLFTDGLQRNFVTEVVVGIVAILLLALLMDAILVVLERLLTPWTRASAASARSDAKTGAEFIAETHVHAGAGS, from the coding sequence ATGGACTGGTTCCTGGCGAACAGCGGAATGGTCCTTGAACGGGCCGGGCAGCATCTGGTCCTGGCCCTGGTTCCCATGGTCCTCGGCTTGCTCATCTCCATTCCGCTGGCCCAGGTGTCCCGCCGGCATTCTGCGCTGACGTCCCTGGTGACCACCGTCAGTTCACTGCTGTACACCATTCCCTCACTGGCGCTTTTCATCATCCTTCCGCCCCTCCTGGGGACCCGGATCCTGGACCCCGTCAACGTCGTCGTCGCCCTGACCATCTACGCGGTGGCACTTCTGGTGCGGGCGGCGATGGACGCCTTCGATTCCGTGGATGACGACCTCCGGCAGGCGGCGGTGGCCATGGGCTACAAGCCGGCCGCCCGCTTCCTGCAGATTGACCTGCCGCTGTCCCTGCCGGTGCTTTTCGCGGGCCTCCGCGTGGTGTCCGTCAGCAATATTTCCCTGGTGAGCGTCGCCGCCCTGCTCGGGGTGGGAAACCTGGGAATGCTGTTCACCGACGGGCTGCAGCGCAATTTTGTCACCGAAGTGGTGGTGGGGATCGTTGCCATCCTGCTGCTGGCGCTGCTGATGGACGCGATCCTCGTTGTGCTTGAACGGTTGCTGACGCCTTGGACCCGGGCGTCGGCCGCCTCTGCGCGGTCCGATGCGAAAACGGGTGCGGAGTTCATCGCCGAGACCCACGTCCATGCGGGGGCCGGATCGTGA
- a CDS encoding ABC transporter permease has product MSDIFTETFAWLADPTHWSGSSGITVRLLEHLQYSALVLVIAAAIAVPVGLYIGHTGRGRVAAVAVAGALRALPTLGLLVLFALIAGSGLMPPVWALVILTVPPLLAGTYAGISSVDATVVDAARAMGMKELQILFNVELPNGLQVMFGGIRTAVLQIIATVSVVAYLPLGGLGRYLFDGLVLQDFPRMLAGSLLIAGLAIAVDLILAVAQRLLVSPGLSTRSKGGRKAATDLTAAAPAAAAVQGGTQ; this is encoded by the coding sequence GTGAGCGACATCTTTACCGAGACCTTCGCCTGGCTCGCGGATCCAACGCACTGGTCCGGGAGCTCCGGAATCACCGTGCGGCTGCTGGAGCACCTGCAGTACAGCGCCCTCGTGCTGGTCATCGCCGCAGCCATCGCCGTCCCCGTCGGGTTGTACATCGGGCACACCGGGAGGGGCCGGGTGGCAGCCGTGGCCGTGGCAGGCGCCCTGCGCGCATTGCCAACGCTGGGACTCCTGGTGCTGTTCGCCCTGATTGCCGGCAGCGGGCTCATGCCGCCGGTATGGGCGCTGGTGATCCTCACCGTCCCGCCGCTGCTGGCAGGCACATATGCCGGTATCTCGAGCGTGGATGCCACCGTAGTGGACGCCGCCCGCGCCATGGGCATGAAGGAACTGCAGATCCTGTTCAACGTCGAGCTTCCCAACGGACTGCAAGTGATGTTCGGCGGCATCCGCACCGCCGTGCTCCAGATCATCGCCACCGTCTCCGTGGTGGCCTACCTTCCGCTTGGCGGCCTCGGACGCTACCTCTTCGACGGGCTGGTCCTTCAGGACTTTCCCCGGATGCTGGCGGGCTCGCTGCTGATCGCGGGCCTGGCAATCGCCGTCGATCTTATCCTGGCCGTAGCCCAGCGGCTGCTGGTTTCACCCGGACTTTCCACGCGTTCCAAGGGCGGCCGCAAGGCCGCCACCGATCTCACGGCTGCCGCACCCGCGGCGGCCGCTGTTCAAGGAGGCACCCAATGA